The following proteins come from a genomic window of Anaerohalosphaeraceae bacterium:
- a CDS encoding family 43 glycosylhydrolase — protein MKRTLSAQVPAASLFWLFVIISAVGFAAAPIAFEQFEYSGQDIYSPANLEAGHFRNPILAGFHPDPSICRVGDDYYLINSTFQYFPGLPIFHSKDLVNWKQIGHVIHRPEQLNYTSRRTSGGLFAPAITYHKGLFYVVCTMVDNLGNFVVTAQNPAGPWSNPVKLDFGGIDPSIFFDEDDRAWIVHNDAPQGPPKYEGHRAVWIQEFDWKNLKMIGPRKMLIDGGVDITKKPIWIEGPHIYKRKNWYYLCCAEGGTGPGHSQVIFRSRSVDGPYTPWEKNPILTQRDLDPEVLGAVTCTGHADLEIGPDGNWWAVFLAVRPYQRGLSPMGRETFLLPVTWTEDDWPTILPTDQRVPLIVKSPNGVSVQPSDAPYTGSFTWRDDFKQKDLSLEWIMLRQPKQTWWQIDAAAGRLLLTPQNEKLSGTGNPSFLGRRVRHPVYTASVTVEVPKENNVSAGLALFMNERHHYFFAVRRIGGKPRIFVECVKRGQTSELASFDPHAAQSVRLTIEVDKAVCAFRYQLPGEERKTLLENADATIISFSVPDALFLGATVGPHVRLDASPFPPPLARGSAFQIQGNPIFRDAFTADPAPLVDGDTLYVYVGHDEAKDGELFNMTGWLCYSTKDMKNWVAHGTVLRPTDFQWAVGDAWASQVIKKDGKYYFFATVQHGPPHVGKAIGVAVSDSPTGPFKDARGSALVYDQMTPNSKVPWEDIDPTVFIDDDGTAWMAWGNGDCYLVKLKPNLIELDGEIQKIDLPYYTEGPWLHKRGNLYYLTYAAFAHQGTAEKICYATAPAITGPWTYQGILTGFAKNSYTIHPGIVEFKGQWYFFYHNATLTLNGLGPATGRRSVCVEYLYYNPDGTIQPISQTEEGITVPPKKESSVSSCFFPLKEVRLLPSPFSEAVGVNRAYLLAHKPDRLLAPYRREAGLEPKAAPYGNWESSGLDGHTAGHYLSALSLMIAAGADPDGEFGRRLDYMLEELADIQKANGNGYIGGVPGSRSFWKGVSEGRIDLFRTKWVPWYNVHKMFAGLRDAYLHAGRPKALELLTGLGDWCESVVAGLNEQQMQQMLDTEYGGMNEVLADLYELTGNRKYLELAKRFNHRRIFEPLENRRDRLTGLHANTQIPKIIGMQRIAALTGDDKLHTGACFFWETVTRNRSVAFGGNSVSEHFNDPKDFSGMIAHREGPETCNTYNMLRLTEALFEAEPKAEYADYYERALYNHILASIHPRRPGYVYFTPIRPEHYRVYSQPEVCFWCCVGTGMENPGRYGRFIYTRAQDGLYVNLFIPSVLTAADRGLVLKQETSFPDEPRTKISIQLAKPADFTLYIRHPVWVKAGEFVVKVNGQRFNVSSAPSSYAAVKREWKDGDTVEVDLPMHLYTERLPDGSDWAAILYGPIVLVRPAGTDRLDGLFADGSRMGHVAHGPMVPLDRVPVLLTTEEGLLKHIAQDPSAGPLHFRIQDIVEPPAPQGLLLMPFFRLHEQRYQMYWELTTPEKVAARREKLAAQERARQALEEATLDRVAVGEQQPETEHDLQGEGLETGIHNGRRWRHGSWIQYTLDPKGAQEVILSVTYSGDDRDREFDILVNGTVIATQRLTGEKPNHFIEKRYPIPAEILRAAAGKRLTVRFVAKRWLAGGLYDVRLIRPGAPEIEPFQ, from the coding sequence ATGAAAAGGACGCTGTCTGCACAGGTTCCCGCCGCAAGTCTGTTTTGGCTTTTTGTGATTATTTCCGCCGTCGGTTTTGCCGCCGCTCCGATTGCCTTTGAGCAGTTTGAGTACAGCGGCCAGGACATCTACTCACCGGCTAACCTCGAAGCCGGACATTTTCGCAACCCGATTTTGGCCGGCTTTCATCCTGACCCGAGCATCTGCCGTGTCGGAGATGATTACTATCTGATTAACTCAACATTTCAGTATTTTCCCGGTCTTCCCATCTTTCACAGCAAAGACCTAGTCAACTGGAAGCAAATCGGCCATGTGATTCACCGGCCGGAGCAGTTAAACTACACATCCCGTCGAACCAGCGGCGGCTTGTTTGCCCCGGCTATCACATATCACAAGGGGCTGTTCTACGTTGTTTGCACAATGGTGGATAATCTGGGCAATTTTGTCGTCACAGCCCAAAACCCCGCCGGCCCCTGGTCGAACCCGGTCAAACTGGACTTCGGCGGCATTGACCCGTCCATCTTTTTCGATGAGGATGACCGGGCCTGGATTGTTCACAACGATGCCCCGCAGGGACCGCCGAAGTATGAAGGCCATCGAGCAGTCTGGATTCAGGAGTTTGACTGGAAGAATCTGAAGATGATCGGCCCGCGCAAGATGCTCATCGACGGCGGCGTGGACATCACCAAAAAACCCATCTGGATTGAAGGCCCGCACATCTACAAACGCAAGAACTGGTATTACCTTTGTTGTGCGGAAGGCGGCACGGGCCCGGGACATTCTCAGGTCATCTTCCGCAGCCGCAGTGTGGACGGCCCTTATACCCCCTGGGAGAAAAACCCCATTCTCACCCAGCGCGATTTAGACCCGGAAGTCCTCGGCGCTGTCACCTGCACGGGCCATGCCGACCTTGAAATCGGTCCGGACGGAAACTGGTGGGCGGTCTTTCTGGCTGTCCGGCCGTATCAGAGGGGCCTGTCGCCCATGGGCCGGGAAACCTTCCTGCTGCCCGTCACCTGGACGGAGGACGACTGGCCGACCATCCTGCCGACCGACCAGAGGGTTCCGCTGATTGTCAAATCGCCCAACGGCGTTTCCGTCCAGCCGTCCGATGCTCCGTACACCGGTTCCTTTACCTGGCGGGATGATTTTAAACAGAAAGACCTTTCCCTCGAATGGATTATGCTCCGCCAGCCCAAACAGACCTGGTGGCAGATTGATGCCGCCGCCGGACGGCTTCTGCTGACACCGCAGAACGAAAAACTGTCCGGCACGGGCAATCCGAGTTTTCTGGGCCGGCGCGTCCGGCATCCGGTTTACACCGCCTCGGTAACAGTGGAAGTGCCCAAAGAAAACAACGTCTCGGCCGGACTGGCTTTGTTTATGAACGAACGCCATCATTACTTCTTTGCCGTTCGGCGCATCGGCGGCAAGCCGCGCATCTTTGTGGAATGCGTCAAACGCGGCCAAACCAGCGAGTTGGCCTCTTTTGACCCACACGCCGCCCAGAGCGTTCGGCTGACCATCGAGGTCGACAAAGCGGTCTGTGCCTTCCGCTACCAGCTCCCCGGCGAAGAACGCAAGACCCTGCTGGAAAATGCCGATGCAACGATAATTTCCTTCTCGGTTCCGGATGCTCTGTTTCTGGGAGCCACCGTCGGCCCCCACGTGCGCCTCGATGCGTCACCCTTCCCGCCTCCGCTGGCCAGGGGCTCTGCCTTCCAAATTCAGGGCAATCCGATTTTCCGGGACGCCTTTACCGCCGACCCGGCCCCGCTGGTGGACGGCGACACCCTCTATGTCTATGTCGGCCATGATGAGGCCAAAGACGGCGAGCTGTTCAACATGACCGGCTGGCTGTGCTACTCAACGAAAGATATGAAAAACTGGGTAGCTCACGGGACGGTCCTGAGGCCCACAGACTTCCAATGGGCCGTAGGGGACGCCTGGGCCTCTCAGGTTATCAAAAAAGACGGCAAGTACTACTTCTTTGCAACTGTTCAGCACGGTCCGCCGCACGTCGGCAAGGCCATCGGGGTAGCCGTCTCGGACAGCCCGACCGGACCGTTCAAAGACGCCCGCGGCAGTGCGTTGGTTTATGACCAAATGACGCCCAACTCCAAAGTTCCCTGGGAGGACATCGACCCGACCGTATTCATCGATGATGACGGCACAGCCTGGATGGCCTGGGGCAACGGCGACTGCTATCTGGTCAAACTCAAACCCAACCTGATTGAGCTCGACGGGGAAATTCAGAAAATCGACTTGCCCTACTACACGGAAGGCCCCTGGCTTCACAAACGCGGCAATCTTTATTACCTGACCTATGCGGCCTTTGCGCATCAGGGCACGGCGGAAAAGATTTGCTATGCCACCGCTCCGGCGATAACCGGGCCGTGGACCTATCAGGGCATTCTGACCGGCTTTGCCAAAAACAGTTATACCATCCATCCGGGGATTGTTGAATTCAAGGGGCAGTGGTATTTCTTCTATCACAATGCCACGCTCACGCTCAATGGTCTGGGGCCCGCCACCGGGCGGCGAAGCGTCTGTGTCGAATACCTGTATTACAACCCGGACGGAACGATTCAGCCGATATCTCAAACGGAAGAAGGCATCACCGTCCCGCCCAAAAAGGAAAGCAGTGTTTCCTCCTGCTTTTTCCCCCTGAAGGAGGTGCGGCTTTTGCCGAGCCCTTTTTCCGAGGCCGTGGGGGTCAACCGGGCGTATCTGCTGGCACATAAGCCGGACCGCCTGCTGGCTCCGTACCGTCGGGAGGCGGGGCTGGAACCCAAGGCGGCTCCCTACGGCAACTGGGAAAGCAGCGGCCTGGACGGGCATACCGCCGGACATTATCTGTCGGCCCTTTCGCTGATGATTGCGGCAGGAGCCGACCCGGACGGCGAGTTCGGCCGGCGGCTTGACTATATGCTCGAGGAGCTGGCTGATATTCAAAAGGCCAACGGCAACGGATACATCGGCGGCGTCCCCGGAAGCCGTTCGTTCTGGAAAGGCGTCTCCGAAGGACGCATCGACCTGTTTCGCACCAAATGGGTGCCCTGGTACAATGTCCACAAGATGTTCGCCGGACTGCGGGATGCGTATCTGCACGCAGGCCGCCCCAAGGCCCTCGAGCTGCTGACGGGACTGGGCGACTGGTGCGAATCGGTCGTCGCCGGCCTCAACGAACAGCAGATGCAGCAGATGCTCGATACGGAATACGGGGGGATGAACGAGGTGCTGGCCGACCTGTATGAGCTCACCGGAAACCGCAAGTACCTGGAACTGGCCAAACGATTCAATCACCGCAGAATCTTCGAGCCCCTCGAAAACCGCCGGGACCGTCTTACGGGACTTCACGCCAACACGCAGATTCCGAAGATTATCGGGATGCAGCGAATTGCGGCCCTGACCGGCGATGACAAGCTGCACACCGGGGCCTGCTTTTTCTGGGAAACCGTCACCCGCAATCGCAGCGTGGCCTTCGGGGGCAACAGCGTCAGCGAGCACTTCAACGACCCGAAGGACTTCAGCGGAATGATTGCCCATCGGGAAGGCCCGGAAACCTGCAACACCTACAATATGCTCCGGCTGACTGAAGCGCTTTTTGAAGCAGAGCCGAAGGCCGAGTACGCCGACTATTACGAACGCGCCCTGTACAATCATATTCTGGCTTCGATTCATCCCCGCAGACCGGGCTATGTGTATTTTACACCGATTCGTCCGGAACACTATCGGGTGTATTCGCAGCCGGAGGTGTGCTTCTGGTGCTGTGTCGGAACAGGGATGGAAAATCCCGGTCGGTACGGCCGGTTTATTTACACCCGGGCTCAGGACGGGCTGTATGTGAACCTGTTTATTCCGTCGGTGCTTACGGCGGCGGACAGGGGACTGGTGCTCAAACAGGAAACCTCGTTTCCGGACGAGCCCCGTACGAAAATATCCATTCAGCTGGCCAAGCCGGCGGACTTTACCCTGTATATTCGTCATCCGGTCTGGGTCAAAGCGGGCGAATTTGTTGTGAAAGTCAACGGACAGCGCTTCAACGTGTCCTCTGCACCGTCCTCTTATGCCGCCGTCAAGAGGGAATGGAAGGACGGCGACACCGTTGAGGTGGACCTGCCGATGCACCTGTACACAGAGCGTCTTCCGGACGGCTCCGATTGGGCGGCGATTCTGTATGGGCCGATTGTGCTGGTCCGGCCGGCCGGCACAGACCGACTGGACGGTTTGTTTGCCGACGGAAGCCGGATGGGCCACGTCGCCCATGGGCCGATGGTGCCGCTGGACCGCGTGCCCGTTCTGCTGACCACAGAAGAAGGTCTGCTGAAGCATATTGCACAGGACCCCTCCGCCGGCCCGCTGCACTTTCGAATCCAAGACATTGTCGAGCCGCCTGCGCCGCAAGGGCTTTTGCTGATGCCGTTTTTCCGCCTGCACGAGCAGCGCTATCAGATGTACTGGGAATTGACAACTCCGGAGAAGGTGGCGGCCCGACGGGAAAAACTGGCCGCGCAGGAGCGTGCCCGACAGGCCCTGGAAGAGGCAACCCTTGACCGGGTGGCCGTGGGAGAACAGCAGCCCGAAACCGAACACGACCTGCAGGGCGAGGGGCTGGAAACCGGCATTCACAACGGCCGGCGCTGGCGGCACGGCTCCTGGATTCAATACACGCTGGACCCGAAGGGGGCCCAGGAGGTTATCCTGTCCGTCACCTATTCCGGCGATGACCGCGACCGGGAGTTTGATATCCTGGTCAACGGCACCGTCATTGCCACCCAGCGGCTGACCGGCGAAAAACCGAATCACTTCATCGAAAAGCGGTACCCAATCCCCGCAGAGATTCTTCGGGCTGCCGCAGGCAAACGGCTGACGGTTCGTTTCGTTGCCAAACGCTGGCTGGCCGGCGGCCTTTATGATGTACGTCTGATTCGTCCGGGAGCTCCGGAAATCGAGCCGTTTCAATGA
- a CDS encoding glycoside hydrolase 43 family protein, translated as MNRNSLPMVLSAWLVCFSGGLLQAEPARNPIIWADVPDVAVIRVGDTYYMSSTTMHMSPGLPIMKSKNLVNWTLVGYAYDRLVENDAMNLENGKNAYGAGSWASSLRYHNGTYYASTFSSTSGRTHIYTTQDIEKGPWKEISFAPSLHDHSLFFDDDGRVYMVYGGGDIRLAELKSDLSGLKEGGFHDIIIKNASAVAGPNIGLPAEGSQMLKVHGKYYLMNITWPRGGMRTQIIHRADKITGPYEGRVILQDRGIAQGCLIDTPDGRWYAVLFEDNGAVGRSPWVVPVQWVDGWPVLGTNGKAPDVLDIEDSGEGLSNLVCSDEFDREPGKPLPLAWQWNHNPDNRFWSIGVRKGHLRLTTGRTDSSVLQVRNMLTQRTFGPVCSARTKLDTAGMKDGDCAGLIALQKRYGFVGVRMEQGAKSIVMVSAQSDNPQTMETIPLQQDIVYLRIDCDFRKRTDKAYFYYSLDGTTWTRIGSVLQMAYTLPHFMGYRFGLFNWAAQTPGGFVDFDYFRISPQIME; from the coding sequence ATGAATCGAAACTCGCTTCCAATGGTTTTGTCGGCCTGGCTTGTCTGTTTTTCAGGAGGTCTGCTTCAGGCCGAACCGGCCCGCAATCCGATTATCTGGGCCGATGTGCCCGATGTGGCCGTCATCCGCGTCGGCGATACCTATTATATGAGCAGCACCACGATGCATATGAGTCCGGGCCTGCCGATTATGAAGTCCAAAAATCTGGTCAACTGGACGCTCGTCGGCTATGCCTATGACCGGCTGGTGGAAAACGACGCGATGAATCTCGAGAACGGCAAAAACGCCTACGGCGCCGGCTCCTGGGCCAGCTCGCTTCGGTATCACAACGGCACATACTACGCCTCCACGTTCTCCAGCACCAGCGGCCGCACCCACATTTACACCACGCAGGACATCGAGAAGGGCCCCTGGAAGGAAATTTCGTTTGCCCCGTCCCTGCATGACCATTCGCTGTTTTTTGATGACGACGGGCGGGTGTATATGGTGTACGGCGGCGGCGACATTCGGCTGGCGGAACTCAAAAGCGATCTGTCCGGCCTGAAAGAAGGCGGCTTCCACGACATCATCATCAAAAACGCCAGTGCCGTGGCGGGCCCCAATATCGGTCTGCCCGCCGAGGGCTCCCAAATGCTCAAGGTTCACGGCAAATACTACCTGATGAATATTACCTGGCCCCGCGGCGGAATGCGGACGCAAATCATCCACCGCGCCGACAAAATCACCGGCCCCTACGAAGGCAGAGTCATCCTGCAGGACCGCGGCATCGCACAGGGCTGTCTGATTGACACCCCCGACGGCCGCTGGTACGCCGTCCTCTTTGAAGACAACGGCGCCGTCGGGCGAAGCCCCTGGGTGGTGCCTGTTCAGTGGGTGGACGGCTGGCCGGTGCTCGGCACAAACGGCAAAGCCCCCGATGTGCTCGACATCGAGGACAGCGGCGAAGGCCTTTCCAATCTGGTCTGCTCGGATGAATTCGACCGCGAACCGGGCAAGCCGCTGCCGCTGGCCTGGCAGTGGAATCACAACCCGGATAATCGCTTCTGGTCCATCGGTGTTCGCAAGGGGCATCTTCGCCTGACGACCGGGCGCACCGACAGCAGCGTCCTGCAGGTGCGCAATATGCTCACCCAGCGCACCTTCGGGCCGGTCTGCTCGGCCCGCACCAAACTGGACACGGCCGGCATGAAAGACGGCGACTGTGCCGGACTGATTGCCCTGCAGAAACGGTACGGTTTTGTCGGGGTGCGAATGGAACAGGGCGCCAAATCCATCGTAATGGTCAGCGCCCAATCCGACAACCCGCAAACCATGGAAACCATTCCGCTCCAACAGGATATTGTATATCTGCGCATCGACTGCGATTTCCGCAAACGCACGGACAAGGCCTATTTCTACTACAGCCTGGACGGCACAACATGGACCCGCATCGGTTCGGTTCTGCAGATGGCCTACACGCTGCCGCACTTTATGGGCTACCGCTTCGGCCTGTTCAACTGGGCCGCACAGACGCCCGGCGGCTTTGTCGATTTCGATTACTTCCGCATCAGTCCGCAAATCATGGAATAA
- a CDS encoding alpha/beta hydrolase-fold protein, translating into MKHKGLVWLILLSIGLYGRAQTDAPAPKDDFRPSPLNQPGRQYPQVNSEGRVLARISAPEARSVFLDIGAVKYPMTKDEEGVWTGMSAPQDEGFHYYQLIIDGAAVPDPGTLYFYGASRWGSGVETPAHDQDFYALKDVPHGQVRQHIYFSKITNAFRRCFVYTPPDYETNTSARYPVLYLQHGGGEDETGWSNQGRVNLIMDNLLAEGRAVPFLIVMDNGTWTAPGQPRPRREEGRPWPPPGWADTFEKVLLQEVIPMIDSQYRTRAEQPYRAMAGLSMGGMQTNVIAMRNLDVFSHIGIFSGGTVGDPATAHGGVMANAEEFNKKVKLIFESCGSKENPDMIRNHVEQLKAAGINAVCYISPNTAHEWQTWRRSFYQFAQLVFRTDSKSPAASAASAASSEPPAPASRRPGGFGQPVALEADDKPVFDEPPAGFNQKRDGIPRGRMEMIEYDSKTVGTRRKMLVYTPPNYSPDRKYPVLYLLHGIGGDETEWQRFASPDVLMDNLLADGRAVSMILVMPNGRAQPNDRAEGNVFSHAPAFERFEQDLLNDVIPAIESRYSVLNDREHRALAGLSMGGGQTLNFGLKHLDKFAWLGAFSAAPNTKQPAELVPDPDKTRTQLKLLYLACGSQDGLLPIGRRLHYYLKEHNIPHIWHVDSHGHDPTEWQNNLYWFLQHVFRSPADFPKPKS; encoded by the coding sequence ATGAAACACAAAGGACTCGTTTGGCTGATTTTATTGAGTATCGGACTGTACGGCCGGGCCCAGACGGATGCGCCCGCCCCCAAAGACGATTTCAGACCGTCCCCCCTGAACCAGCCGGGCCGTCAATACCCTCAGGTTAATTCGGAAGGACGCGTTCTGGCCCGGATTTCCGCACCCGAGGCCCGCAGCGTCTTTCTGGACATCGGCGCCGTCAAATATCCGATGACCAAAGATGAAGAAGGGGTCTGGACGGGCATGTCCGCCCCGCAGGACGAAGGGTTTCATTATTATCAGCTGATTATTGACGGGGCGGCGGTGCCGGACCCGGGCACTCTCTATTTTTACGGCGCCAGCCGCTGGGGCAGCGGCGTGGAAACTCCCGCCCACGACCAGGATTTCTACGCCCTGAAGGATGTCCCGCACGGACAGGTCCGCCAGCACATCTATTTTTCCAAAATCACCAATGCCTTCCGTCGGTGTTTTGTCTATACACCCCCGGATTATGAAACGAACACCTCTGCCCGCTATCCTGTGCTGTATCTGCAGCACGGCGGCGGAGAAGACGAAACCGGCTGGTCCAACCAGGGTCGGGTCAATCTGATTATGGACAATCTGCTGGCCGAAGGCCGTGCCGTGCCGTTTCTGATTGTGATGGACAACGGGACCTGGACGGCGCCGGGACAACCCCGCCCGCGGCGGGAAGAAGGCCGCCCCTGGCCGCCGCCCGGCTGGGCCGATACCTTCGAAAAGGTGCTCCTGCAGGAAGTCATCCCGATGATTGACAGCCAATACCGCACCCGGGCCGAGCAGCCCTATCGGGCCATGGCGGGTCTGTCCATGGGCGGCATGCAGACCAATGTGATCGCCATGCGCAATCTGGATGTGTTCTCGCATATCGGCATCTTCAGCGGCGGCACCGTCGGCGACCCGGCCACAGCCCACGGCGGCGTTATGGCCAACGCGGAAGAATTCAACAAAAAGGTCAAACTGATTTTTGAAAGCTGCGGCTCCAAAGAAAACCCCGACATGATTCGAAACCATGTCGAGCAGCTGAAGGCCGCCGGCATCAACGCCGTCTGCTATATCTCCCCCAATACCGCTCACGAGTGGCAGACCTGGCGGCGCAGTTTCTATCAGTTTGCCCAGCTGGTCTTTCGAACGGATTCCAAATCGCCCGCTGCTTCTGCCGCCTCCGCCGCTTCGTCGGAACCGCCTGCTCCTGCGTCCCGCCGACCCGGCGGATTCGGCCAGCCCGTCGCCCTCGAAGCGGATGACAAGCCCGTCTTTGATGAACCGCCGGCGGGCTTTAATCAGAAACGCGACGGCATCCCGCGCGGCCGGATGGAGATGATTGAGTACGATTCCAAAACCGTCGGCACGCGCCGCAAGATGCTCGTCTATACCCCGCCGAATTATTCTCCCGATCGCAAATACCCTGTGCTGTATCTGCTGCACGGCATCGGCGGCGATGAAACCGAATGGCAGCGCTTCGCCTCGCCCGATGTCCTGATGGACAACCTGCTGGCCGACGGCCGCGCGGTGTCGATGATTCTCGTGATGCCCAACGGACGGGCCCAGCCCAACGACCGGGCCGAAGGCAACGTGTTCAGCCACGCTCCCGCCTTCGAGCGGTTCGAGCAGGACCTGCTGAACGATGTCATCCCGGCCATCGAAAGCCGGTATTCGGTGCTGAACGACCGCGAACATCGTGCGCTGGCGGGTCTGTCGATGGGCGGAGGCCAGACCCTCAATTTCGGCCTTAAACACCTCGACAAGTTTGCCTGGCTGGGGGCCTTTTCCGCCGCTCCCAACACCAAACAGCCGGCGGAGCTCGTGCCCGACCCGGACAAAACCCGCACTCAGCTGAAGCTGCTTTATCTGGCCTGCGGCAGCCAGGACGGCCTGCTGCCCATCGGCCGCCGTCTTCATTATTATCTGAAGGAACACAACATCCCCCACATCTGGCATGTGGATTCGCACGGCCATGACCCGACCGAGTGGCAGAACAACCTGTACTGGTTCCTCCAGCATGTCTTCCGCTCGCCGGCGGATTTCCCGAAACCCAAATCGTAA
- a CDS encoding glycoside hydrolase N-terminal domain-containing protein: MPSQRIRIIPAAVWMALAAVSLAENRKPLTLWYTQPARQWVEALPVGNGRLGAMVFGGLDTERLQLNEDTLWAGGPYQPDNPEGPQALPEIRRLIFEGRYREAADLASRTMMARPLRQMPYQTVGDLRLSFGSVEPVQSYRRSLQLDTAVAEVSYKKDGVLFTREVFSSPVHQVLVCRLAADKPGQISFRASFKTPQQARVETEDDCTLVVRGTNGSAEGIAGALKFEARIRILHQGGQCRADGDALSVSGADSAVILIAAATSYKNYEDVSGDPQALTQEHIRTAAAVSYEQLKEAHIREHRRLFDRVQLDLGTTPAAELPTDRRIALNNPADDPDLAVLFFQYGRYLLISSSRPGGQPANLQGLWNESMTPPWGSKYTININAEMNYWPAEPTNLPECTQPLFGMIKDLSRTGARTAKVTWGAGGWTAHHNTDLWRASAPIDGVFWGLWPTGGAWLCIHLWDHYEYHFDKEFLKEYYPILKGAAQFFLDTLVEEPRHKWLVTCPSLSPENAHPKGASICAGPAMDMQILRDLFACCIQAAEILDIDADFRARLAAARQRLAPHQIGTAGQLQEWLEDWDMQAPEMNHRHVSHLYALYPSWQINRFDSPELAQAVRKSLEIRGDESTGWGLAWRLNLWARLGDGERAYKILQMLLSPDRTYPNLFSAHPPFQIDGNFGGTAGITEMLLQSRRAGDVWELILLPALPKEWPSGSIKGLCARGGFVADIRWKDGRLEQAVIQSRFGHPCRIRYGDTLQTLTVPKGQTAVWKPAP, encoded by the coding sequence ATGCCTTCCCAACGGATTCGAATCATTCCGGCGGCGGTCTGGATGGCTCTGGCCGCCGTCTCGCTTGCGGAAAACCGCAAACCCCTGACCCTCTGGTACACCCAGCCCGCCCGGCAGTGGGTCGAGGCCCTGCCGGTCGGAAACGGCCGTCTGGGGGCGATGGTCTTCGGCGGCCTCGATACAGAGCGGCTTCAGCTCAATGAAGATACGCTCTGGGCGGGCGGTCCCTATCAGCCGGACAACCCCGAAGGCCCGCAGGCCCTCCCCGAAATCCGCAGGCTTATCTTCGAAGGCCGCTACCGAGAAGCCGCCGACCTGGCTTCCCGGACGATGATGGCCCGCCCTTTGCGGCAGATGCCGTATCAGACCGTCGGCGATTTGCGGCTGTCCTTCGGCTCCGTCGAACCGGTGCAATCGTATCGGCGCTCGCTGCAGCTCGATACGGCTGTTGCCGAGGTCTCCTACAAAAAAGACGGCGTGCTCTTCACCCGGGAGGTTTTCTCTTCGCCGGTTCATCAGGTTCTCGTCTGCCGGCTGGCCGCCGACAAACCCGGGCAAATCTCCTTCCGGGCCTCCTTTAAGACCCCGCAGCAGGCCCGCGTGGAAACCGAAGACGACTGTACGCTCGTTGTCCGCGGAACCAACGGCTCCGCCGAAGGCATCGCAGGCGCTCTGAAGTTTGAGGCTCGCATCCGGATTCTCCATCAGGGCGGTCAGTGCCGCGCCGACGGTGACGCCCTGAGCGTTTCCGGCGCCGACAGTGCGGTGATTCTCATCGCCGCCGCCACCAGCTACAAAAATTATGAAGATGTCAGCGGCGACCCGCAGGCCCTCACTCAGGAACACATTCGAACGGCCGCTGCAGTGTCTTATGAGCAGCTCAAAGAAGCCCACATCCGGGAGCACCGGCGTCTTTTTGACCGTGTGCAGCTTGATTTGGGCACCACGCCGGCGGCGGAGCTGCCCACCGACCGGCGAATTGCCCTGAACAACCCGGCGGACGACCCGGACCTGGCCGTGCTGTTCTTCCAGTACGGACGCTATCTGCTGATTTCTTCGTCGCGTCCGGGCGGTCAGCCCGCCAACCTGCAGGGCCTCTGGAACGAGAGCATGACCCCGCCCTGGGGCAGCAAATACACCATCAACATCAATGCGGAGATGAACTACTGGCCCGCCGAGCCGACGAATCTGCCGGAGTGCACGCAGCCGCTGTTTGGAATGATTAAAGACTTAAGCCGCACCGGCGCCCGAACCGCCAAAGTCACCTGGGGCGCCGGCGGCTGGACGGCTCATCACAACACCGACCTGTGGCGGGCATCGGCGCCCATCGACGGCGTGTTCTGGGGACTCTGGCCCACCGGCGGGGCCTGGTTGTGCATCCATCTCTGGGACCATTATGAATACCACTTCGATAAGGAATTCCTGAAAGAGTACTACCCCATTTTGAAAGGAGCGGCTCAATTCTTCCTCGATACGCTCGTGGAAGAGCCCCGGCACAAGTGGCTGGTCACCTGCCCGTCTCTTTCGCCGGAAAATGCCCACCCGAAAGGCGCCAGCATCTGTGCGGGCCCGGCGATGGATATGCAGATTCTGCGTGACCTGTTCGCCTGCTGCATTCAGGCGGCGGAGATTCTGGATATCGACGCGGACTTCCGCGCCCGGCTGGCCGCCGCACGGCAGCGTCTGGCCCCGCATCAAATCGGGACCGCCGGCCAGCTGCAGGAATGGCTCGAGGATTGGGATATGCAGGCGCCGGAAATGAATCACCGCCATGTTTCGCACCTGTACGCGCTCTATCCGAGCTGGCAAATCAACCGCTTTGACAGCCCGGAGCTGGCACAGGCGGTCCGCAAATCTCTGGAGATTCGCGGCGATGAATCCACCGGCTGGGGACTGGCCTGGCGGCTGAATCTCTGGGCCCGACTGGGCGACGGCGAGCGGGCCTACAAAATCCTTCAGATGCTTTTGAGCCCCGACCGCACCTATCCGAACCTCTTTTCCGCTCATCCGCCGTTCCAGATAGACGGCAACTTCGGCGGCACGGCGGGCATCACCGAGATGCTCCTGCAGAGCCGGCGGGCCGGCGACGTCTGGGAGCTGATTCTGCTGCCGGCCCTGCCGAAGGAGTGGCCCTCCGGCTCCATTAAGGGTCTCTGCGCCCGCGGCGGCTTTGTCGCGGATATCCGCTGGAAAGACGGGCGGCTCGAGCAGGCCGTCATCCAGTCCCGATTCGGACATCCCTGCCGCATCCGCTATGGAGACACCCTGCAGACCCTCACCGTTCCCAAAGGCCAAACCGCCGTCTGGAAACCGGCGCCGTAG